The following are encoded in a window of Vibrio sp. SCSIO 43136 genomic DNA:
- a CDS encoding fumarylacetoacetate hydrolase family protein produces MQTVSVEGHEYTPSKIVCVGRNYVEHIQELGNAMPDSMVLFHKPNSAITSELFAYHQQEQLHYEAELCFAIKDSQLSAVAIGLDLTKRALQSQLKQKQLPWERAKAFDGSAIFSRFISLEGLDIASLEIELYINCVRVQKGDTSQMLYPPCAILQEVCSYTSLQDGDILMTGTPKGVGTVERDDLFLARIRHAGEILLEVEWVAK; encoded by the coding sequence ATGCAAACAGTGAGCGTTGAAGGTCACGAGTACACCCCAAGTAAAATCGTGTGTGTGGGAAGAAACTATGTCGAGCATATTCAAGAACTTGGTAATGCTATGCCCGATAGTATGGTGCTTTTCCACAAACCCAACAGCGCAATTACCAGTGAGTTATTTGCTTATCATCAACAAGAGCAGTTGCACTATGAAGCAGAACTTTGCTTTGCAATAAAAGACAGCCAGTTGAGCGCAGTAGCCATTGGTTTGGACTTAACTAAACGAGCGCTGCAATCTCAACTTAAACAAAAACAATTGCCGTGGGAGCGCGCGAAAGCCTTTGATGGTTCAGCCATTTTTAGCCGCTTTATCTCCTTAGAAGGGTTGGATATAGCGTCGCTTGAAATAGAGCTATACATCAATTGCGTACGAGTGCAGAAAGGCGATACCTCGCAAATGCTCTATCCACCATGCGCTATTTTGCAGGAAGTTTGCTCCTACACCAGTTTACAAGATGGCGATATCTTGATGACGGGAACCCCGAAAGGGGTGGGCACGGTCGAGCGAGATGATCTGTTCTTGGCACGTATCCGCCATGCAGGAGAGATACTTTTAGAGGTAGAATGGGTTGCTAAATAA
- a CDS encoding PAAR domain-containing protein, with protein MGKSAARKGDQHTCPKKTGKIPHHGGPIIEGEASVTINALPSARKGDKSLCAGTGEMDYIKEGSSSVFIGGKPAARRGDGTSHGGVITSGSGNVTIGNAGITPSRPTAKQSSTAESTNSLSSPRQNSKSNSNPSTRAPSNPLSSEQALPQDLQTIANSPNKPLLNAEKPDQETLVSIIPVRYAYDTEFRTDPPTELNSTSKLNGVLPKIVRQLRDGWVYVYDENKQELKEFEVSGATISNGGIQYPQYTVLRIAFSGFQWTERLKKEFSKSHQWRYLFMRRVNCRENTQPHVGPATILDSIPDMQPDCQPFDYTSTPLKRESEHKQLKAKPASSVGEWIANAPNDIKLVVRLDDPHGDILDLTLPIIETTSHFVDDEDLQHKLAMSHIVTSHAQVQIPEKDWPDGVDHENYPEFRADVHNYIALKHILTKTGTLGATATGQSFAKSMVTSSFDLKSKWGFVPDYHLEIDYERKVHLANEVDWDKLNKFNIEVESKLKRLDSLLNLQCRLLHSLVYSLGNNVLILGIDNQDEASMLHYLELCDTVVASIAAAREVSELCKQPVDALLEQQNLISTAIFGGDQNIANSVYDSFNTHPAFAPISRLSDCISSFSNYQQLIEIPEMKEKLWVQLLEQGSQKVFGTLANLVINKTTEAFDRILSTIAPHTPINGPASKRILLLSLYGTTVNRFTLEINKEYINASQDTRRAMREVIELEKKLYDKKVLMRGPYEQKYYEFFKKRGAFAAKLSKQNLIKIVNNDRADAFKDAIKNEVANYGKQAQAKVNNAFNAIGGFNAPIAGLNIANLLIAIDDLRMLPTQSSEFNKSMKEVAVTTLWTISAVSSVVESVAKNSLAKSSNKGLLELTVDKALENTKGKQSAQVFLLLRRAMAIASITGAIAAGIDAWKDFSRIKDGGYSSFMNVLLGIRGTAYALTSAAFTTGFIRILSGIAVSKVMLPWMAATFFWGGILIVVISTLITLLEKTPLEQWIYNCQWGNKPLNWRNQQEINELSKIIMMPHVEIRDVSKSILPSGRNYPMVNIVTNSYIVEVTTNHTSYPLSISVLNDAKSQTNLVHQTNNSDKETYKFEIVSNLDRVLIQIGYEERKGKTSNYYTVTLKSNKSTQTTHSTAPITDFNDLIIINQE; from the coding sequence ATGGGAAAGTCTGCAGCAAGGAAAGGGGATCAGCATACTTGTCCCAAAAAAACGGGCAAGATACCGCATCATGGTGGGCCAATAATCGAAGGCGAAGCAAGCGTAACCATTAATGCTTTGCCGTCGGCGAGAAAAGGAGACAAATCACTCTGTGCAGGCACAGGGGAGATGGACTACATCAAAGAAGGTTCTAGCTCTGTTTTTATCGGTGGCAAACCTGCTGCTCGCCGTGGCGATGGCACTTCGCATGGAGGGGTAATTACTTCAGGCAGCGGTAACGTAACAATTGGCAATGCGGGTATTACACCTAGTCGTCCAACCGCGAAGCAATCTTCAACCGCTGAAAGCACTAACTCGTTGTCCTCTCCAAGACAAAACTCAAAGTCTAATTCAAATCCAAGCACTAGAGCGCCATCTAACCCACTCTCTTCTGAGCAGGCATTACCGCAAGACCTTCAGACCATCGCTAATTCCCCAAACAAACCTCTGCTCAACGCAGAAAAACCCGATCAAGAAACACTAGTCTCTATCATCCCTGTTCGCTATGCCTATGATACCGAGTTTCGTACCGATCCCCCTACTGAGCTAAACAGCACATCAAAGCTCAATGGTGTATTACCCAAAATTGTTCGCCAACTGCGTGACGGCTGGGTGTACGTATACGATGAGAATAAGCAAGAACTTAAAGAGTTTGAAGTATCTGGTGCAACCATCAGCAACGGCGGTATTCAATATCCTCAATATACTGTGTTGCGCATTGCCTTCTCTGGATTTCAATGGACGGAACGTCTAAAAAAGGAGTTCAGCAAAAGCCATCAGTGGCGCTATTTGTTCATGCGGCGTGTAAATTGCCGAGAGAATACTCAGCCTCATGTGGGGCCAGCGACGATTCTAGACTCTATTCCTGACATGCAGCCAGACTGCCAACCATTTGATTATACTTCGACACCGCTCAAAAGAGAGTCGGAACACAAACAACTTAAAGCTAAGCCAGCATCCAGTGTTGGAGAATGGATTGCGAATGCGCCGAATGATATCAAGCTTGTTGTCCGGCTCGATGATCCACATGGGGATATCCTCGATCTTACTTTGCCAATTATCGAGACAACATCTCACTTTGTAGACGATGAAGATCTGCAACACAAACTTGCGATGTCTCACATCGTTACAAGTCACGCCCAAGTCCAGATCCCTGAAAAAGATTGGCCGGACGGTGTCGATCATGAAAACTATCCAGAATTTCGTGCAGACGTGCATAACTATATTGCACTTAAACATATTCTGACTAAAACAGGTACGCTCGGTGCAACAGCAACTGGGCAATCTTTCGCCAAGTCTATGGTTACTTCTTCATTTGACCTTAAGTCTAAATGGGGATTCGTTCCCGATTACCACCTAGAAATAGACTATGAACGAAAGGTACATCTTGCCAATGAGGTAGATTGGGATAAGCTCAACAAGTTTAACATTGAGGTAGAATCAAAGCTAAAGAGGCTTGATTCATTACTCAATCTCCAATGTAGACTGCTTCATTCACTGGTTTATTCCTTAGGCAATAACGTACTCATCTTAGGCATAGACAATCAAGATGAGGCATCGATGCTTCATTACCTTGAGTTGTGCGACACTGTCGTAGCCAGCATTGCCGCCGCCCGTGAAGTTTCAGAGCTTTGCAAGCAGCCCGTTGATGCCCTTTTAGAGCAGCAAAACCTGATCAGCACTGCGATCTTTGGTGGGGATCAAAACATAGCGAACTCTGTCTATGACAGCTTTAACACCCACCCTGCTTTTGCCCCCATATCAAGATTGTCTGATTGCATTAGCAGTTTTTCCAACTATCAGCAGCTGATAGAAATACCCGAGATGAAAGAAAAGCTCTGGGTACAACTGCTAGAACAAGGTAGCCAAAAGGTATTTGGGACTCTAGCAAACCTAGTCATCAACAAAACGACTGAAGCGTTTGACAGAATATTATCAACCATTGCTCCACATACTCCTATCAATGGTCCTGCATCAAAGCGCATTTTGTTGCTGTCTTTATACGGCACAACGGTCAATCGATTTACGCTTGAGATTAACAAAGAATATATCAATGCGAGTCAAGATACTCGTCGAGCAATGAGAGAAGTCATTGAGCTAGAGAAAAAGCTATACGATAAAAAAGTATTAATGAGAGGACCGTATGAACAGAAGTATTACGAATTTTTCAAAAAAAGAGGGGCATTTGCCGCTAAACTATCGAAACAGAACCTAATTAAAATAGTCAATAATGATCGAGCGGACGCCTTTAAAGACGCTATTAAAAATGAAGTCGCTAACTATGGCAAACAGGCACAAGCAAAGGTAAACAATGCATTTAATGCTATAGGTGGTTTTAACGCACCAATCGCTGGGCTCAATATTGCGAACTTACTGATCGCAATTGATGACTTGCGTATGCTGCCGACCCAGAGTTCTGAGTTTAATAAATCAATGAAAGAGGTGGCTGTCACAACATTATGGACTATTTCAGCAGTGAGTAGTGTTGTTGAGAGTGTTGCCAAGAATTCACTGGCAAAATCCAGCAACAAAGGCTTATTGGAACTCACTGTTGATAAAGCCTTAGAAAATACAAAGGGAAAGCAGTCCGCACAGGTTTTCTTGTTGTTACGTCGAGCAATGGCTATTGCATCGATTACAGGTGCAATCGCAGCAGGAATTGATGCTTGGAAAGATTTTTCGAGGATAAAGGATGGAGGTTACTCCTCTTTTATGAATGTACTACTTGGCATACGGGGAACTGCTTATGCACTAACAAGTGCTGCATTTACGACTGGCTTTATTCGAATTCTATCAGGTATAGCTGTATCAAAAGTTATGCTGCCTTGGATGGCCGCCACTTTTTTCTGGGGGGGTATTCTAATAGTAGTAATTTCAACACTAATAACGTTGTTGGAAAAAACACCATTGGAACAATGGATATATAATTGTCAGTGGGGTAATAAGCCATTGAATTGGCGTAATCAACAAGAAATTAATGAGCTATCAAAAATAATCATGATGCCACATGTAGAAATACGAGATGTGAGCAAATCCATTCTACCAAGTGGTAGAAACTACCCTATGGTAAATATAGTAACCAATAGCTACATAGTAGAAGTGACAACTAACCACACAAGTTACCCACTATCTATATCAGTGTTAAATGATGCAAAATCTCAAACTAATTTAGTTCACCAAACCAATAACAGTGACAAAGAAACATACAAATTTGAGATAGTTAGCAACCTTGATAGAGTTCTTATCCAGATTGGATACGAAGAGCGTAAAGGTAAAACTAGCAATTACTATACAGTTACATTGAAATCGAACAAGAGCACTCAAACTACCCACTCAACAGCGCCAATAACCGATTTCAATGATCTTATTATTATAAACCAGGAGTAA
- the sbcD gene encoding exonuclease subunit SbcD — translation MRILHTSDWHLGQSFFSKNRKSEHQAFIDWLLNQVDEQQVDAVIIAGDVFDTGTPPSYARELYNQFVVALQQHNCALVVLAGNHDSVSMLNESKQVLACLNTDVIAGVEEDLSKQVIVLNNNEGQPGALVCAIPFLRPRDLIVSEAGESGVDKQVAIAQAIKTHYSKVYQLALEKRKDLDIETLPIIATGHLTALGVSQSESVRDIYIGSLDGFSADGFPPADYIALGHIHRPQKVTKHDTIRYSGSPIPLSFDELSSQKQVVLVDFGQQTEVTTLDVPMSQPMELLKTNLEQLEVQVEAVQAKYPDQTVWLALEIESQDYLSDLQQRVANIIEPFPVEVLQLKRSRKQDRSALAQQAKETLSELTPSQVFEKRLDQEVFEGDEQTARKQRIEQKFATILNELKEGEA, via the coding sequence ATGCGCATACTTCACACCTCAGATTGGCATCTCGGGCAAAGCTTCTTTAGTAAAAATCGCAAATCAGAGCATCAAGCCTTTATAGATTGGCTATTGAACCAAGTCGATGAACAGCAGGTTGATGCTGTGATCATTGCGGGGGATGTGTTTGATACAGGAACCCCACCTTCTTACGCTCGTGAGCTTTACAACCAATTTGTCGTCGCACTTCAACAACACAACTGTGCTTTGGTGGTGCTTGCGGGTAACCATGATTCGGTCTCGATGCTTAATGAATCTAAGCAAGTGTTGGCCTGTTTAAACACCGATGTGATTGCTGGGGTAGAGGAGGATTTATCTAAGCAAGTGATCGTGCTTAACAACAACGAAGGCCAGCCGGGGGCGTTGGTTTGCGCTATCCCATTCTTACGTCCACGGGATCTGATTGTTAGTGAAGCTGGTGAAAGTGGTGTGGATAAGCAAGTGGCTATCGCCCAAGCAATCAAAACGCATTACAGCAAGGTGTATCAGCTTGCGCTGGAAAAGCGCAAAGATCTGGACATAGAGACGCTGCCAATCATTGCAACAGGTCACCTGACAGCACTCGGTGTCAGTCAATCTGAATCCGTGCGTGATATCTACATAGGTTCGCTAGATGGGTTTTCTGCCGACGGGTTTCCACCGGCAGATTACATTGCGCTTGGTCATATCCACCGCCCGCAAAAAGTCACCAAGCATGACACTATTCGCTACAGCGGCTCGCCAATCCCGCTTAGCTTTGACGAGCTAAGCAGTCAAAAACAGGTGGTGCTGGTGGACTTTGGCCAACAAACTGAGGTGACTACCTTGGATGTGCCGATGTCGCAGCCAATGGAGCTTCTGAAAACGAACCTTGAACAGTTAGAAGTGCAAGTGGAAGCGGTGCAAGCCAAGTACCCAGATCAAACCGTTTGGCTGGCATTAGAAATTGAGTCACAAGATTATCTCTCAGACCTTCAGCAGCGAGTAGCAAACATTATTGAACCATTTCCCGTTGAAGTGCTGCAACTCAAGCGCAGCCGCAAACAAGACCGCAGCGCACTGGCACAGCAAGCGAAAGAGACCCTGTCTGAACTTACTCCATCACAAGTGTTTGAGAAACGTCTAGATCAAGAGGTTTTCGAAGGCGATGAGCAAACCGCCCGCAAGCAGCGTATCGAACAAAAATTTGCCACCATCCTCAATGAACTTAAGGAGGGTGAAGCATGA
- a CDS encoding AAA family ATPase produces the protein MKILSLRFENLNSLKGEWKIDFTQSPFVDNGLFAITGATGAGKSTLLDAICAALYHETPRLDQLTTSSNELMTRGEAQCCSEVEFEVKGKAYRAFWSMRRSRGQADGNLQQAVVELAEVESGKVLANQVKKKIELVKKITGLDFGRFTKSMMLSQGQFAAFLNAKEAERAELLEELTGTEIYGQISERVHQHFSEAKQHLSGLNGKAEGINLLTNEETESLQQELENLSKAQTERKAQIAALLQQQNWWRDQIKLERELVNSKQQLTQADKALADARPELEKLELNTPAQQLKAPYELWQQSEKQLKTHQDDCVQCRQRLENQEQAHKQIEIDAKTAKQELDASSKSHNELQQVVEQVKPLDTELLRLAKEITQFEHQLVTQNQNQQAKQAELASLVEQSDALQRQLDQASHYLDTHQEFANLAPLIERWKALFNQYQTSLNKSSAVQAELTEVTKQQDQQQLQLTELSSAQTASNLALATAQQLQSSGQNALDALLKNGSIQDLEQQLQTLNKQMHQAHHWVAIQKQWHQSTAELTHWQAEHKRLGEEFTQREASYQRLREEYKLNGELLKAKQTLVDQEAQLAKYRSQLEEGVSCPLCGSTEHQLPDVDVPEIVLEIQALEQKLALIKPQGEQAKVELDSCQRALNEAQNKLVQIEQVRAELKSQWTTELGLDEVDSAGHAQQQLEQSIASLTGQLAEVRKAEVELTMADKQLQQTRLAAEQLSSKYQLIEGTLKHLQRQLENLDKQNQSLTLEQQAQLETLNKELEQHGQSQPQDYAPWFEQIEQQVKEHLSQAARKGELDKQLQAITPALQGVKVEVENIVLRINELSSQLADVQTKQKQTAEQRHTLFGDKDVSEQINTSSQQLTSNESKAQAAQTALAESQKALSGLQATLSSADKAVESSTSQLERHYSEWQVVLKTSPFSELESFKSALLPEQQVRVLETQKQRLVADIERQQGLIESCEQKLKALKQHPNAEEWQDISEEVVSAQYSELNTIYEQASQRQGELSNQLTSNEERRQSQQSLLQEITAYQQEYDDIAYLHGLIGSQKGDKFRKFAQGLTLDNLIYLANQQLDRLHGRYQLKRKAGEGLEMTVLDTWQGDSERDTKTLSGGESFLVSLSLALALSDLVSHKTSIDSLFLDEGFGTLDAETLDLALDALDNLNASGKTIGVISHVDAMKERIPAQLKVHKKSGLGISELDARYRVRA, from the coding sequence ATGAAAATCTTATCACTGCGCTTTGAAAACCTTAATTCGTTAAAAGGGGAATGGAAGATAGACTTTACCCAATCACCTTTTGTCGATAACGGCCTATTTGCAATCACAGGGGCGACAGGTGCAGGTAAGTCTACTTTGCTCGATGCGATATGTGCTGCCCTATATCACGAGACACCGCGTCTAGACCAGCTAACCACCTCAAGCAATGAGTTGATGACTCGCGGTGAAGCGCAGTGTTGCTCCGAGGTTGAGTTTGAAGTGAAAGGCAAAGCATACCGAGCTTTTTGGTCGATGCGTCGCTCTCGTGGGCAAGCGGATGGCAACCTACAACAGGCAGTGGTTGAACTTGCAGAAGTTGAATCAGGTAAAGTGCTAGCGAATCAGGTGAAGAAAAAAATCGAACTGGTGAAGAAGATCACTGGACTTGATTTTGGCCGTTTCACCAAATCGATGATGTTGTCACAAGGTCAGTTTGCCGCGTTTCTGAATGCCAAAGAAGCTGAAAGGGCGGAATTGCTTGAAGAGCTGACTGGTACGGAGATTTACGGTCAGATCTCCGAGCGAGTACACCAGCACTTTAGTGAAGCCAAGCAACATCTTTCTGGACTTAATGGCAAGGCAGAAGGCATTAACTTGCTGACTAATGAAGAGACAGAAAGTCTTCAGCAAGAGCTTGAAAACCTGAGTAAAGCACAAACCGAGCGAAAAGCTCAGATAGCGGCATTGCTTCAACAGCAAAATTGGTGGCGCGATCAAATCAAACTCGAACGAGAGCTGGTCAACAGCAAGCAGCAACTTACACAAGCCGACAAAGCATTGGCTGATGCTCGCCCAGAGTTGGAGAAGCTTGAACTAAATACGCCTGCTCAGCAGTTAAAAGCGCCTTATGAGCTATGGCAACAGAGCGAGAAGCAGCTTAAAACACATCAAGATGATTGTGTTCAATGTCGCCAGCGCTTAGAGAACCAAGAGCAGGCTCACAAGCAGATAGAAATTGATGCAAAGACAGCCAAGCAAGAGTTAGACGCGTCATCAAAATCACACAATGAGCTTCAGCAGGTTGTAGAGCAGGTTAAGCCGCTAGATACCGAACTTTTGCGTTTAGCTAAAGAGATCACTCAGTTTGAACATCAGCTAGTCACTCAAAACCAAAACCAGCAAGCTAAGCAAGCAGAACTGGCGAGTTTAGTTGAGCAGTCAGATGCATTGCAGCGACAACTAGATCAGGCAAGCCACTATTTGGATACTCACCAAGAGTTTGCCAACCTTGCGCCGCTTATTGAGCGTTGGAAAGCGCTCTTTAACCAATACCAGACGAGCTTGAATAAGTCTTCAGCTGTTCAAGCAGAATTGACAGAAGTCACCAAGCAACAAGATCAGCAGCAGCTGCAATTGACAGAACTAAGCAGTGCGCAAACGGCGAGTAATCTTGCACTCGCTACTGCACAGCAGTTGCAATCTTCTGGACAAAACGCCTTGGATGCCTTGCTAAAGAACGGCTCCATTCAAGATCTAGAACAGCAGCTACAAACACTCAACAAACAGATGCATCAAGCGCATCACTGGGTGGCTATACAAAAACAGTGGCACCAAAGCACAGCAGAATTAACCCACTGGCAAGCGGAGCACAAGCGACTGGGTGAGGAGTTTACTCAGCGAGAAGCCAGCTATCAGCGCTTGCGTGAAGAGTACAAACTCAATGGCGAACTGCTCAAAGCCAAGCAGACGCTGGTGGATCAAGAAGCGCAACTAGCAAAGTATCGTTCACAGCTTGAAGAAGGGGTTTCTTGCCCGCTTTGTGGTTCAACCGAGCATCAATTACCGGACGTGGATGTGCCAGAAATTGTGCTCGAGATCCAAGCGCTTGAGCAAAAACTGGCATTAATCAAACCACAAGGTGAGCAAGCCAAGGTCGAGCTAGACAGTTGCCAGCGCGCCTTGAATGAGGCCCAAAACAAGTTAGTTCAGATCGAGCAAGTGCGAGCAGAACTTAAATCTCAATGGACAACGGAGCTTGGCTTAGATGAAGTTGACAGTGCAGGGCATGCTCAGCAGCAGTTAGAACAGTCGATTGCGTCACTAACTGGTCAATTGGCTGAGGTTCGTAAAGCCGAAGTCGAGCTTACTATGGCCGATAAACAGCTCCAGCAAACCCGATTGGCTGCAGAACAATTATCATCTAAGTATCAGTTGATTGAAGGCACGCTAAAGCATCTTCAGCGGCAATTGGAAAATCTCGACAAGCAAAACCAGAGTTTGACTTTAGAGCAACAAGCGCAGCTGGAGACGTTAAATAAAGAGCTTGAGCAGCACGGACAGTCACAACCTCAAGATTACGCACCTTGGTTTGAGCAAATCGAGCAACAAGTCAAAGAGCACCTATCGCAAGCAGCAAGAAAAGGCGAACTTGATAAACAGTTACAAGCAATCACACCTGCTCTACAAGGCGTGAAAGTTGAAGTTGAGAACATAGTGTTGCGAATTAACGAGCTTTCAAGCCAGCTCGCAGACGTTCAAACGAAACAGAAACAGACGGCCGAGCAGCGTCATACCCTGTTTGGCGACAAGGATGTGTCAGAACAAATCAATACATCTAGCCAGCAGCTAACTTCAAATGAAAGTAAAGCACAGGCGGCGCAAACTGCTCTGGCGGAAAGCCAAAAGGCGCTCAGTGGGTTACAAGCCACCTTATCTTCTGCCGACAAAGCGGTGGAGTCTTCAACCAGCCAATTAGAACGTCACTATTCTGAATGGCAAGTTGTCTTAAAAACTAGTCCATTTAGCGAGTTAGAAAGCTTTAAATCGGCATTGTTACCTGAGCAACAAGTGCGAGTATTGGAAACACAAAAACAGCGTTTGGTTGCGGATATCGAGCGTCAGCAAGGCTTGATTGAGAGCTGTGAGCAAAAGCTAAAAGCACTTAAGCAGCACCCAAATGCCGAGGAGTGGCAAGATATTTCGGAAGAGGTGGTGTCGGCTCAATATAGCGAACTAAACACTATTTACGAGCAAGCATCGCAGCGCCAAGGTGAGCTCAGTAATCAGCTAACTAGCAACGAAGAGCGTCGTCAAAGCCAGCAGTCTCTTCTTCAAGAGATCACGGCTTATCAGCAAGAGTACGATGATATTGCTTACCTGCATGGACTTATCGGTTCGCAAAAAGGTGACAAGTTCCGTAAGTTTGCTCAGGGCCTGACGTTAGATAACCTTATCTATCTTGCAAATCAACAGCTTGATCGCCTTCATGGACGCTATCAACTTAAGCGAAAAGCGGGTGAAGGCTTAGAAATGACGGTGTTAGATACTTGGCAAGGGGACAGTGAACGCGACACCAAAACCTTATCGGGGGGTGAAAGCTTCTTGGTTAGCTTGTCTTTAGCGTTAGCACTATCTGATCTGGTCAGCCACAAAACCAGCATTGATTCGCTGTTTTTGGATGAAGGCTTTGGCACCTTGGATGCAGAAACACTAGATTTAGCACTGGATGCTCTAGATAACCTCAATGCGTCAGGAAAAACCATCGGTGTGATCAGTCATGTCGATGCGATGAAAGAACGTATTCCTGCTCAGCTAAAAGTTCACAAAAAGAGTGGCTTAGGTATTAGTGAGCTGGATGCACGCTATCGGGTACGGGCGTAA
- a CDS encoding acyl-CoA thioesterase gives MSKPQRDITLRFLAEPSDVNFGGKVHGGAVMKWIDLAAYACSAAWSSKYCITAYAGGIRFVSPILVGNLVEVTAKVIYTGNSSMHIAIDVQASDPKNLERKLTTHCIVIMVAVDENGKPTSVPKWIPESDEDKELEQSALRLIEMRKQIGDEMEAHVKGLKE, from the coding sequence ATGAGTAAGCCTCAACGCGACATAACATTACGTTTTCTTGCTGAACCAAGTGATGTGAATTTTGGTGGAAAAGTACACGGCGGCGCTGTGATGAAATGGATCGATTTAGCCGCTTATGCCTGTAGCGCAGCGTGGAGCAGTAAATACTGCATCACCGCCTATGCTGGGGGGATTCGTTTTGTCTCCCCAATCTTAGTCGGCAACTTAGTAGAAGTGACCGCTAAGGTGATCTATACCGGCAACAGCTCAATGCACATTGCCATCGATGTGCAAGCCAGTGACCCTAAAAACTTAGAGCGCAAGCTCACCACCCACTGCATTGTGATCATGGTGGCAGTGGATGAAAACGGTAAGCCGACTTCGGTGCCTAAGTGGATTCCTGAAAGTGATGAAGATAAAGAGTTAGAACAGTCGGCGCTGCGCCTAATTGAAATGCGTAAGCAGATTGGTGATGAAATGGAAGCCCATGTGAAAGGGTTGAAAGAGTAA
- a CDS encoding PAS domain-containing protein, producing the protein MASVKLPTKLMPLLAILWGGTNFILLVAAHGQVGLQVCVLVFAIMQLIFLVYVYSQVVIRPLNALDEWLDSAESGQRELTVREHAPECIFGPIGKKFHQTYDALHQQQLFSQVLLYSISDMIITVDKEGRIDYANPAALEWLGMELSMVNGQFLELIFDTRPSKEHLSQWVHLALEETREFQQDCRLSRISERDDFIEVNIQVNPLHFLSEGNRGAMVIIRLL; encoded by the coding sequence ATGGCATCGGTTAAGTTACCCACTAAGTTAATGCCATTGCTAGCAATATTATGGGGGGGAACCAACTTTATCCTTTTAGTTGCGGCACACGGGCAAGTTGGCTTACAGGTGTGCGTATTAGTGTTTGCCATCATGCAGTTGATTTTTTTGGTCTACGTATACTCGCAAGTCGTGATTCGCCCCCTTAACGCATTGGATGAATGGCTAGACAGTGCTGAATCAGGGCAGAGAGAGTTAACAGTACGAGAGCACGCTCCAGAGTGTATATTTGGACCGATTGGCAAAAAGTTTCATCAAACCTATGATGCACTACATCAGCAGCAATTATTTAGTCAAGTGCTGCTCTATTCGATCAGCGACATGATCATTACGGTTGATAAGGAAGGGCGGATAGATTATGCCAACCCAGCGGCGTTAGAGTGGCTTGGCATGGAGTTATCGATGGTTAATGGGCAATTCTTGGAGCTAATTTTTGATACTCGTCCGAGTAAGGAGCACTTATCACAATGGGTGCATTTGGCGTTAGAGGAGACTCGAGAGTTTCAGCAAGATTGTCGATTGTCACGGATATCTGAGCGAGATGATTTTATCGAAGTGAATATTCAAGTTAACCCGCTTCACTTTCTTTCGGAAGGCAATCGCGGTGCAATGGTGATCATACGCTTGCTGTAG